In Mytilus edulis chromosome 6, xbMytEdul2.2, whole genome shotgun sequence, the following proteins share a genomic window:
- the LOC139525940 gene encoding uncharacterized protein produces MTDSQKLRWKCLKITFLVLSIISAVVFCPAMLSIGLLSVFIVDVGDNGYIVAVSAIIDTCAAIEMIVAITSATYCCCCSQMLPNNQQTVVIFNPVQERVIHTVTHLQGPNVNQHGVLYPQGYQQQYYMTNSQGQMMPWKFPGQVLHEPESQQHSGMSNANSSQQPWHMQPGSEQQVNQSVNRQQKN; encoded by the exons ATGACAGATTCCCAGAAACTCAGATGGAAATGTTTG AAAATAACGTTCTTGGTGTTAAGTATTATTTCCGCAGTAGTATTTTGTCCAGCGATGTTGAGTATTGGACTTCTCAGTGTGTTTATTGTCGAT GTGGGAGACAATGGATATATAGTAGCAGTTTCAGCAATCATCGACACATGTGCTGCTATTGAAATGATAGTAGCCATTACTTCGGCCACCTATTGTTGTTGCTGCTCACAAATGTTACCAAACAATCAA CAAACTGTGGTAATATTTAACCCAGTACAAGAACGCGTAATCCATACCGTCACACATTTACAAGGACCAAATGTTAATCAACACGGAGTATTATACCCACAAGGATACCAGCAGCAATATTATATGACAAATTCGCAAGGACAAATGATGCCATGGAAGTTTCCTGGTCAAGTGTTGCATGAACCTGAAAGTCAACAACATAGCGGAATGTCAAATGCTAACTCAAGTCAGCAACCATGGCATATGCAGCCTGGATCAGAACAGCAAGTAAATCAAAGCGTCAACAGACAACAGAAAAATTAA